One genomic window of Aquisalimonas sp. 2447 includes the following:
- a CDS encoding UDP-2,3-diacylglucosamine diphosphatase encodes MQPTVFIADLHLDERRPQIVHLFLQFLQQTAGRVDALYILGDLFEAWIGDDAVPADHPVLTALAGFSATGTPLYVMRGNRDFLLGRQFAEATGATLLDDPTVVTLGGEPVLLSHGDLLCTDDHEYQQFRAMVNDPEWQRGFLARSVEERIALAGDARDESTARNRMLADTADSIMDVNGEAVLNTMRQHGVRRLIHGHTHRPDTHVFDLDGQPATRIVLGDWFEQGSALWFENGEYRLESLPID; translated from the coding sequence ATGCAACCCACCGTGTTCATCGCCGATCTGCACCTGGACGAACGCCGGCCGCAGATCGTGCACCTGTTCCTGCAGTTCCTGCAGCAAACGGCCGGTCGAGTGGACGCGCTCTACATCCTCGGTGACCTGTTCGAAGCATGGATCGGCGACGACGCCGTCCCCGCCGACCATCCCGTTCTCACCGCCCTCGCCGGCTTCTCGGCCACCGGCACACCGCTGTACGTGATGCGCGGCAACCGTGATTTCCTCCTGGGCCGGCAGTTCGCCGAGGCCACCGGCGCCACGCTGCTGGACGACCCGACGGTGGTTACGCTGGGTGGTGAACCCGTACTGCTCAGCCACGGGGACTTGCTCTGCACCGACGATCATGAATACCAGCAGTTCCGCGCCATGGTGAACGATCCGGAATGGCAGCGGGGTTTCCTGGCCCGCTCCGTGGAGGAGCGCATCGCCCTGGCCGGGGATGCACGGGACGAGAGCACGGCGCGGAACCGCATGCTTGCCGACACCGCTGATTCCATCATGGACGTCAACGGCGAGGCCGTGCTGAACACCATGCGCCAGCACGGCGTGCGGCGCCTGATCCACGGCCACACCCACCGGCCGGACACCCACGTGTTCGACCTGGACGGCCAGCCCGCCACCCGCATCGTACTGGGGGACTGGTTCGAACAGGGAAGCGCGCTGTGGTTCGAGAACGGCGAATACCGGCTGGAGAGTCTGCCAATCGATTGA
- a CDS encoding helix-turn-helix transcriptional regulator has translation MKHERWALSEFLLELYENARTLAPASFQQTTLASLKRFVGFDFAAWGGGSAPDRQVTDVVVLNQSVGLFREWMEVAHCDQYCDLALRRLNHTVLFDDLARFRHSFAYNEHWRRFDARNMVATIMAEPLDGYVSFIGLCNTDIRERFTEEHRETKQLLMPHLSAALRLNRETQLLLEAEPAEGLAIVNRAGWVLASRSPFAALMRAEWGATAHRMPHAVLPQQPMTRHWRGRAVQIRMQPLGEYYLVRVAPRTPLDRMTEREQQVAERFACGLSYKEVARELGIAPGTVRNHLAHIYDKLGVSTKLELVRLLSG, from the coding sequence ATGAAGCACGAGCGCTGGGCACTCAGCGAGTTTCTCCTGGAACTCTACGAGAACGCCCGTACGTTGGCGCCGGCCAGCTTTCAACAGACGACACTGGCAAGCCTCAAGCGTTTTGTCGGCTTCGATTTTGCGGCATGGGGCGGAGGTAGCGCGCCGGACCGGCAGGTCACCGACGTGGTCGTGCTCAACCAATCCGTGGGGTTGTTTCGCGAGTGGATGGAGGTTGCCCACTGCGACCAGTACTGCGACCTGGCACTGCGCCGCCTCAACCACACCGTGCTGTTCGACGATCTTGCCCGTTTCCGTCACTCCTTTGCCTACAACGAGCACTGGCGCCGTTTCGATGCCCGCAACATGGTTGCCACCATCATGGCGGAACCGCTGGACGGTTACGTCAGCTTCATTGGGCTGTGCAACACCGACATTCGTGAGCGCTTCACCGAAGAGCATCGCGAGACCAAGCAACTGCTGATGCCGCACCTGTCCGCGGCACTGCGGCTGAACCGGGAAACACAGTTGCTGCTGGAAGCCGAACCTGCCGAAGGGTTGGCCATCGTGAATCGGGCGGGCTGGGTACTGGCTAGCCGAAGCCCCTTCGCCGCACTCATGCGTGCCGAGTGGGGTGCGACTGCTCATCGGATGCCGCATGCCGTCTTGCCGCAGCAGCCGATGACGCGACACTGGCGCGGCCGGGCGGTGCAGATCCGCATGCAGCCTCTCGGTGAATACTACCTTGTGCGCGTGGCGCCGCGTACACCGCTGGACCGAATGACCGAGCGCGAGCAGCAGGTCGCGGAGCGGTTCGCCTGTGGCCTCTCCTATAAGGAGGTGGCGCGCGAGCTTGGTATCGCGCCGGGGACGGTACGCAACCATCTGGCGCACATCTACGACAAGCTGGGCGTGAGTACCAAGCTGGAGCTGGTCCGGCTGCTGTCGGGCTGA
- a CDS encoding PD40 domain-containing protein — protein MSRSTTASMLLAGTCIGALAGCIGSSSSGSSGGSVASDPPAESQTVTLSGQVVNGPLANAEIEIFGPDLNLLTAATADAHGAFSVEVDEPGPYTVETSGGILNGTAYAGRLRARCNGDVTCAVTPVSTAIVQLMEQQGAGFEDARALLRNRIGIAFDPFASPEDAEGRFDLLALRGHLDVGRNLESWLKALLIWITEDVGELPAGILVPESDPGADSDFEPDLACTGFELDIREDDIHYEVETHEQMVGALTDPSELAGDRLVIAITDDITAGFNESTDQWEVESGKDLVLIGRKADGSRPVIDAEGNSRILYAPPRGEGMILSGLELRNGRVMNRAPNFPGRGGAIHVRQEERLILHDTIFANNRASQRGGAVYATSPVLIAHAEFRDNRAASWSGAVLAESGISVCHSRFEGNEQSSIPTATSGISAGGSAIATRRVPNRQGPHDIDVHDTVFLGNHAAGGRGGAIYVDALAVSRASTVRVSESVFEDNTSLGGAVAVSTNARIGQFSGEDLIAGGDILIRDSLFSGNRSEQAGAMLFADEADIRVFDSEFTDNQTDFPQSLLVAVAGELCTTTFTDNSNPVYDGDFIDCGGNLFLGSSSDPFGGIPGRIVFHNGGDIRTIRPDGSDPRLLVSTSSFSPAPAWSPDGSQIVFVDGAIFNSDLWRYSIEDQQTVRLTNVDTVAATEPSWSVHDEIAYVRRAEGQGSNPFLIYVTSPDGGQGSHLTGTQSAHDMERYPHWSADGEELAFSVREDWSLDPNSTRVRLYTVERAGGNRGRIPGFTDANEPAWSPDGERLAYVLDGMVRIRNRDGSGDVITLAEGKSPTWSPDGVWVAFYRDGSIYRASGQQPDEPPEFITEGEQPHWSH, from the coding sequence ATGAGCCGATCAACGACCGCCTCAATGCTTCTGGCCGGCACCTGTATCGGGGCACTTGCGGGCTGTATCGGCTCTTCAAGCAGTGGCAGCTCCGGCGGCAGCGTTGCATCGGACCCGCCTGCCGAAAGCCAGACGGTCACGTTGTCGGGTCAGGTGGTCAATGGTCCGCTGGCCAATGCCGAGATCGAGATCTTCGGGCCTGATCTGAACCTTCTCACCGCTGCCACTGCGGACGCGCACGGCGCGTTTTCCGTCGAGGTCGACGAGCCTGGTCCGTACACGGTGGAGACATCGGGGGGAATCCTCAACGGGACAGCCTATGCAGGTCGCCTCCGAGCCCGCTGCAATGGGGACGTGACGTGCGCCGTCACACCCGTCAGTACGGCGATTGTCCAGTTGATGGAACAGCAGGGGGCGGGGTTCGAGGATGCGCGCGCCTTGCTGCGCAATCGTATCGGTATCGCCTTCGACCCCTTCGCCTCTCCAGAGGATGCGGAGGGCCGCTTCGACCTGCTCGCGCTTCGAGGTCATCTCGATGTTGGCAGGAATCTCGAGAGTTGGCTCAAAGCGCTACTCATCTGGATCACGGAGGATGTAGGCGAGCTGCCGGCCGGCATTCTGGTGCCGGAGTCCGATCCGGGAGCGGACTCCGATTTCGAGCCTGATTTGGCCTGCACCGGGTTCGAACTCGACATTCGCGAGGACGACATCCACTACGAGGTCGAGACCCACGAACAGATGGTGGGCGCTCTGACCGATCCATCCGAGCTTGCAGGCGACAGGCTGGTCATCGCCATAACCGACGACATTACGGCCGGCTTCAACGAGTCCACCGACCAGTGGGAAGTTGAGAGTGGCAAGGATCTCGTACTGATTGGCCGCAAGGCGGACGGCAGCCGGCCAGTCATCGATGCCGAGGGCAACTCCCGGATCCTGTATGCGCCGCCGAGGGGCGAAGGAATGATTCTCTCCGGTCTGGAGCTGCGCAACGGTCGCGTCATGAACCGTGCACCCAATTTCCCGGGCAGGGGTGGGGCGATCCATGTGCGTCAGGAAGAGCGATTGATTCTGCATGACACGATCTTCGCCAACAATCGCGCCTCTCAGCGCGGCGGTGCCGTTTACGCCACAAGTCCGGTGCTGATCGCACACGCCGAATTCCGGGACAATCGCGCCGCATCTTGGAGCGGAGCCGTTTTGGCGGAGTCTGGGATCAGCGTTTGCCACTCACGATTCGAGGGTAATGAGCAATCCAGTATCCCGACGGCGACATCCGGAATCAGCGCCGGCGGCAGCGCGATTGCCACTCGCCGTGTCCCGAACCGGCAAGGCCCTCACGACATCGACGTACACGACACCGTTTTCTTGGGCAATCACGCTGCCGGAGGTCGCGGGGGCGCGATCTACGTCGACGCGCTGGCGGTGTCCCGTGCCAGCACGGTGCGGGTGTCAGAGTCGGTGTTCGAGGACAACACGTCGCTTGGCGGTGCCGTCGCGGTCAGCACGAATGCCCGGATCGGGCAGTTCTCGGGGGAAGACTTGATCGCCGGCGGCGATATCCTGATTCGCGACTCTCTTTTCTCCGGCAATCGCAGTGAGCAAGCGGGGGCCATGCTGTTCGCCGACGAGGCTGATATCCGCGTGTTCGATTCGGAGTTCACTGACAACCAGACCGATTTTCCGCAAAGCCTGTTGGTCGCAGTGGCCGGAGAACTCTGCACGACCACGTTCACCGACAACAGCAACCCCGTGTACGACGGTGACTTCATCGACTGCGGCGGCAATCTCTTCCTCGGCAGCAGTTCCGACCCGTTCGGTGGTATCCCCGGGCGCATCGTCTTCCACAATGGCGGCGATATTCGAACCATCCGGCCGGACGGATCCGATCCCCGGCTACTGGTTAGCACCAGTAGCTTCAGTCCGGCCCCCGCCTGGTCTCCGGACGGCAGTCAGATCGTCTTCGTGGATGGCGCCATCTTCAATTCCGACCTCTGGCGCTATTCCATCGAGGATCAGCAAACCGTGCGCCTGACCAATGTCGACACCGTCGCGGCGACAGAGCCGTCATGGTCGGTCCACGACGAGATCGCCTACGTCCGCCGTGCGGAAGGGCAGGGGTCGAACCCGTTCCTCATTTATGTAACGAGTCCGGACGGCGGTCAGGGCAGTCATCTGACCGGGACGCAGAGCGCCCACGACATGGAGCGCTACCCGCACTGGTCAGCCGATGGCGAGGAGCTGGCATTCAGCGTGCGTGAGGACTGGTCCCTCGATCCAAACTCCACGCGTGTGCGTCTCTACACCGTGGAGCGTGCCGGCGGCAACCGTGGACGAATCCCGGGCTTTACCGACGCCAACGAGCCGGCCTGGTCGCCCGATGGTGAGCGCCTGGCCTATGTTCTCGACGGCATGGTGCGCATTCGTAATCGCGATGGTAGTGGCGATGTCATTACCCTGGCGGAAGGCAAATCCCCGACCTGGTCACCGGATGGTGTATGGGTGGCGTTCTACCGGGATGGCAGCATCTACCGGGCATCCGGGCAGCAGCCGGACGAGCCGCCCGAATTCATCACCGAGGGTGAGCAGCCGCATTGGTCGCATTGA
- a CDS encoding coniferyl aldehyde dehydrogenase, producing the protein MSTASAGQNEVAAGDEQIIAAMHSRLEEQRQAFQAEPHPDAAARRDALNRLRRALLRYRRTLADAVSRDFGGRSVDETLTVDIMPTLIAARHARRHLKGWMRSRRRWPHPLMQPAGARVVYQPLGVVGIIAPWNYPVFLSLGPLVGALAAGNRAMIKLSEFTPETNAVLEGVVTEAFAAEEVSVFQGGVEAGATFSRLPFDHLLFTGSTGVGRKVMAAAAEHLVPVTLELGGKSPAIVDTDAPLDQTVERLLFGKLVNSGQTCIAPDYVLCTSARRDALVEAMQAALPRLYPSLRDNPDYASIINDAQYGRLQAVLDDAGKRGASLIPLNPRDEPLDGTRKIAPHLVLNVPSDARVLQEELFGPILPVVTVPDLDAALAYVRERPRPLALYYFGEDKAAQQRVLEESHAGGVCINDTLMHVAQDELPFGGVGESGMGQYHGHAGFLTFSHEKAVFTRGRINPSKLLYPPYGGVMQKLVRRLLIR; encoded by the coding sequence ATGAGCACAGCCAGTGCAGGGCAGAACGAGGTTGCAGCCGGCGACGAGCAGATCATCGCTGCGATGCATTCACGTCTGGAGGAACAGCGGCAGGCCTTTCAGGCGGAACCACACCCGGATGCTGCGGCACGGCGTGATGCCCTGAACCGCCTGCGTCGCGCATTGCTCCGGTACCGCCGTACCCTGGCCGACGCGGTGAGCCGTGATTTCGGCGGTCGCTCGGTGGACGAAACCCTGACAGTGGATATCATGCCCACGCTGATCGCCGCCCGTCATGCCCGTCGCCACCTCAAGGGCTGGATGCGCAGCCGCCGCCGGTGGCCGCATCCCCTCATGCAGCCCGCCGGGGCGCGGGTGGTCTACCAGCCGCTGGGGGTGGTGGGCATCATTGCGCCGTGGAACTACCCGGTGTTTCTCTCTCTGGGGCCGTTGGTCGGGGCCTTGGCAGCGGGCAACCGCGCCATGATCAAGCTCTCGGAGTTCACGCCGGAGACCAACGCGGTGCTGGAGGGCGTTGTCACCGAGGCCTTTGCCGCGGAAGAAGTATCGGTGTTCCAGGGTGGTGTGGAAGCCGGCGCCACGTTCTCACGCCTGCCTTTCGATCATCTGCTGTTCACCGGTTCCACGGGCGTCGGCCGCAAGGTGATGGCGGCCGCAGCGGAGCATCTGGTGCCAGTGACCCTGGAGCTGGGTGGCAAGTCGCCGGCCATTGTCGACACGGACGCCCCCCTGGACCAGACGGTGGAGCGGCTGTTGTTCGGCAAACTGGTGAACAGTGGCCAGACCTGCATCGCCCCGGATTACGTGCTCTGTACCTCGGCGCGACGGGACGCACTTGTGGAGGCAATGCAAGCGGCACTGCCGCGCCTCTATCCGTCGCTGCGGGACAACCCCGATTACGCCAGCATCATCAACGACGCCCAGTACGGCCGCTTGCAGGCGGTGCTGGACGATGCCGGGAAGCGTGGTGCCAGCCTGATTCCCCTCAACCCCCGTGACGAGCCCCTGGACGGTACACGCAAGATCGCTCCGCATCTGGTTCTGAATGTGCCTTCGGATGCCCGGGTGCTGCAGGAGGAGCTGTTCGGGCCCATTCTGCCCGTGGTCACGGTGCCGGATCTGGACGCGGCCCTGGCCTACGTCCGTGAGCGACCGCGCCCGCTGGCGCTGTATTACTTCGGCGAGGACAAGGCCGCCCAGCAGCGGGTCCTGGAGGAGAGTCATGCCGGCGGCGTCTGCATCAATGACACCCTGATGCACGTGGCCCAGGATGAGCTGCCGTTCGGTGGAGTGGGGGAGTCGGGTATGGGGCAGTACCACGGCCACGCCGGGTTTCTCACGTTCTCCCACGAAAAAGCCGTGTTCACCCGGGGGCGGATCAACCCGTCGAAGCTGCTGTATCCGCCCTACGGGGGTGTGATGCAGAAGCTGGTGCGGCGACTGCTCATCCGGTAG
- a CDS encoding GMC family oxidoreductase, giving the protein MAESVDYLIIGGGSAGCVLANRLSEDPDVRVCLLEAGPPDWNPLIRVPVGITGLMRSRRFNWAYRTEAQSRLDNRRMFWPRGRTLGGSSAINAMCYTRGHPADYDAWEADGATGWNWQSLLPYFRRSERFAGGADAWHGDSGPLSVEPLRTFNPFCQAFVDAAVNAGIPHNPDFNGATQAGVGPYHVMQEDGRRCSNAWAYLHPVRKRPNLTVITGALVHQLLQEGDRINGALYSKGRHRYSVMAGTEVILAAGAIGTPHILQLSGIGSPLELEAAGVAVRHKLPGVGGNLQDHLDVSVAWSTKDRRGVSFHPSYMPRGARGLWDYFRHRRGELCSNMAEAGAFLHSSAASEIPDLQMHFLPAIEDDHGLDLRRTIAGYGYTLRTCFLRPESRGRIGLHTGQPQMSPRIDPDYLSVDADAERLVDALERARDILSHSTIAAIGDLELKPGSDVRGRAALRRYVAAHAETIYHPVGTCRMGVDAGSVVGPELRVHGLRGLRVVDASVFPRLVGGNTNAPVTAVAERAADLIRGREKVSEIKDFANAVNA; this is encoded by the coding sequence GTGGCGGAGTCTGTGGACTACCTCATTATTGGTGGCGGATCGGCCGGGTGCGTGCTCGCCAACCGCCTGAGCGAAGATCCCGACGTGCGGGTCTGCCTGCTGGAGGCGGGGCCGCCGGACTGGAATCCGCTGATCCGGGTGCCAGTGGGTATTACCGGCCTGATGCGCAGCCGCCGGTTCAACTGGGCGTATCGCACGGAGGCACAGTCGCGGCTGGACAACCGCCGCATGTTCTGGCCACGCGGACGGACCCTGGGCGGCAGCAGCGCCATCAATGCCATGTGCTACACCCGAGGCCACCCGGCGGACTACGACGCCTGGGAAGCCGATGGTGCTACCGGCTGGAACTGGCAGTCGCTGCTTCCCTATTTTCGGCGCTCAGAACGGTTCGCCGGTGGCGCGGACGCCTGGCACGGCGACAGCGGCCCCCTGTCGGTGGAGCCGCTGCGCACCTTCAACCCGTTCTGTCAGGCCTTCGTCGATGCCGCGGTGAATGCGGGCATTCCGCACAATCCGGATTTCAACGGAGCCACTCAGGCGGGCGTCGGCCCTTACCACGTGATGCAGGAGGATGGGCGTCGCTGCAGCAATGCCTGGGCCTATCTGCACCCGGTGCGCAAGCGCCCCAATCTCACCGTGATTACCGGTGCCCTGGTGCATCAACTGCTCCAGGAAGGCGATCGCATCAATGGCGCGCTCTACAGCAAGGGTCGCCATCGCTACAGCGTCATGGCCGGCACCGAGGTCATCCTTGCGGCCGGGGCCATCGGTACCCCCCATATTCTGCAGCTCTCCGGGATCGGCTCGCCCCTGGAACTGGAGGCGGCCGGCGTGGCCGTGCGACATAAGCTGCCAGGGGTCGGCGGGAACCTGCAGGATCACCTGGATGTGTCCGTGGCCTGGAGCACGAAAGACCGGCGCGGTGTTTCCTTCCATCCCAGTTACATGCCACGGGGCGCCCGGGGCCTGTGGGATTATTTCCGGCACCGTCGTGGTGAGCTGTGCAGCAACATGGCCGAGGCGGGGGCATTCCTGCACAGCAGCGCCGCCAGCGAGATTCCGGATCTGCAGATGCACTTTCTGCCGGCCATCGAGGACGATCACGGGTTGGACCTTCGGCGCACCATCGCCGGGTACGGGTATACGCTGCGGACCTGTTTCCTGCGTCCGGAGAGTCGCGGCCGCATTGGGCTGCATACTGGCCAGCCGCAGATGTCGCCACGCATTGATCCCGACTACCTTTCCGTGGACGCCGACGCTGAACGGCTGGTGGACGCCCTGGAGCGGGCGCGGGATATCCTGTCGCACTCCACTATCGCTGCCATCGGTGACCTGGAACTCAAACCGGGCAGTGACGTACGGGGCCGGGCTGCGCTCCGGCGATACGTTGCCGCCCACGCCGAGACCATCTATCACCCGGTGGGCACCTGCCGGATGGGTGTCGATGCCGGAAGCGTCGTGGGCCCGGAGCTCCGCGTCCACGGGTTGCGCGGCCTGCGCGTCGTGGACGCCTCGGTGTTCCCGCGCCTCGTTGGTGGTAACACCAACGCACCGGTTACCGCGGTAGCCGAGCGCGCCGCAGACCTGATCCGCGGCAGGGAGAAGGTTTCCGAGATCAAGGATTTCGCGAATGCGGTGAATGCCTGA
- a CDS encoding acetolactate synthase large subunit, whose amino-acid sequence MNGAETLLRTLLNSGVDTCFANPGTSEMHFVAALDRVPGMRPVLGLFEGVVAGAADGYARMADKPAATLFHLGPGLGNGLSQLHNAMKARTPIVNVVGEHATWHRQYDTPLASDVAAYARPVSGWLRTCASSRLLAADTRAAVDAAYGPPGQIASLILPADCSWNEAGEPAPALEAPRRAPVDATVLDHLEKVLRSGEPVVVLMNGAAVRADGLEAASRLANATGAQVFADTFTPRLQRGAGRSPVERFPRYPDQGQALLREAGHLILVETVPPVGFFAYPEQPSWLTPDSCHIHTLAAPGEDSIGALQQLCDRLGAAADGATVQESSVPQPASGALTPQTVGQSIAAHLPEGAIISDEAVTSRGGLPEATAGCPPHDWLSLTGGALGGGLPMGIGAAVACPDRKVVCLQADGAGMYNVQSLWTMARERLDITIVVYANRSYRILHNEFDRLGLGEVGASARALMDIGNPDLDWTSLARGMGLEAHRIESIDAFNTRFAAAMREPGPRLLEVVL is encoded by the coding sequence ATGAATGGTGCAGAAACGCTGTTACGCACGCTTCTGAACAGCGGCGTTGATACCTGCTTCGCCAATCCGGGGACCTCCGAGATGCACTTCGTGGCAGCCCTGGATCGGGTGCCGGGGATGCGCCCGGTGCTGGGGCTGTTCGAGGGTGTCGTCGCCGGTGCCGCCGACGGCTACGCCCGCATGGCGGACAAGCCCGCGGCCACGCTGTTCCACCTTGGCCCGGGCCTGGGCAACGGGCTGTCCCAGCTCCACAACGCCATGAAGGCCCGGACACCCATCGTCAACGTGGTGGGCGAGCATGCCACCTGGCACCGGCAGTACGACACGCCCCTGGCTTCGGACGTCGCCGCCTACGCGCGTCCGGTGTCCGGCTGGCTGCGGACCTGCGCCTCGTCCCGCCTGCTGGCTGCGGATACCCGCGCAGCGGTGGATGCCGCCTACGGCCCTCCGGGCCAGATTGCCAGCCTGATCCTGCCCGCAGACTGCAGCTGGAACGAGGCGGGCGAGCCCGCACCGGCCCTGGAGGCCCCCCGGCGCGCCCCGGTGGATGCCACCGTGCTCGACCACCTGGAGAAAGTCCTGCGCTCCGGGGAGCCGGTGGTGGTGCTCATGAACGGTGCCGCGGTGCGCGCCGACGGCCTGGAGGCCGCTAGTCGCCTGGCCAATGCCACGGGTGCTCAGGTTTTCGCCGATACCTTCACTCCTCGGCTCCAGCGGGGCGCTGGCCGCAGTCCCGTGGAGCGTTTCCCGCGCTACCCGGACCAGGGGCAGGCGCTGTTGCGCGAGGCTGGCCACCTGATCCTGGTGGAGACTGTGCCGCCGGTGGGGTTTTTCGCTTACCCGGAGCAGCCCAGCTGGCTGACGCCGGACTCCTGTCATATCCACACCCTGGCCGCGCCGGGTGAGGATTCCATCGGTGCCTTGCAGCAGTTGTGCGATCGGCTGGGTGCCGCCGCCGACGGGGCAACGGTACAGGAGTCCTCCGTGCCCCAACCCGCCTCCGGGGCTCTCACCCCACAGACCGTGGGGCAGAGCATCGCCGCCCATCTGCCCGAGGGTGCCATCATCTCCGACGAGGCGGTCACCTCTCGCGGCGGCCTGCCGGAGGCGACGGCGGGGTGCCCGCCCCATGACTGGCTGTCGCTGACGGGCGGTGCCCTGGGCGGCGGCCTGCCCATGGGCATCGGTGCCGCGGTGGCCTGTCCCGATCGCAAGGTAGTCTGCCTGCAGGCGGATGGCGCCGGCATGTACAACGTCCAGTCCCTGTGGACCATGGCCCGCGAACGCCTCGATATCACCATCGTGGTCTACGCCAACCGTAGCTATCGCATCCTGCACAACGAGTTCGACCGGCTCGGGCTGGGCGAGGTCGGCGCCAGCGCCCGGGCGCTGATGGATATCGGCAACCCGGACCTGGACTGGACGTCGCTGGCCCGGGGCATGGGTTTGGAGGCCCATCGCATCGAGAGCATCGACGCCTTTAACACCCGCTTCGCCGCCGCCATGCGCGAGCCGGGCCCGCGACTGCTTGAGGTGGTCCTGTGA
- a CDS encoding CaiB/BaiF CoA-transferase family protein — protein MTSVLGHVRVLDLSRILAGPWAGQLFADLGAEVIKVERPRRGDDTRGWGPPYLQDAEGNDAESAYYLSANRGKRSVAIDITRPDGQALVRELAAKSDILLENYKVGGLARYGLDYASLQAVNPALIYCSITGFGHTGPYRERAGYDFLLQAMGGLMSITGAPDDQGGEPTKVGVALTDILTGMYASVASLAALAHRERTGEGQHIDLALLDVQVATLANQAMNYLVGGQVPQRMGNAHPNIVPYQTFPTRDGYLVLTVGNDDQFRRLGEIMGRPDLAADDRFTTNAGRVAHRDALVPELAAVFRTRTTDDWLRDLEAAGVPCGPVNRIDRVFDDPHIRARGMQTYTDHPQLGTIPGVANPIRYSATPLGDHAPAPGLGEHSDTVLRDLLGHSTEDIAALREKGVLG, from the coding sequence ATGACCTCCGTTCTCGGCCACGTCAGAGTTCTCGATCTGAGCCGTATCCTCGCCGGTCCGTGGGCCGGCCAGTTGTTCGCTGATCTCGGTGCCGAAGTGATCAAGGTCGAGCGGCCCCGGCGGGGGGATGATACGCGCGGCTGGGGGCCGCCCTATCTGCAGGACGCCGAAGGCAACGACGCTGAATCCGCCTATTACCTCTCCGCCAACCGCGGCAAACGCTCCGTGGCCATCGACATCACCCGGCCCGACGGGCAGGCGCTGGTGCGGGAGCTGGCGGCGAAGAGCGACATCCTGCTGGAGAACTACAAGGTGGGCGGTCTCGCCCGGTACGGGCTCGATTACGCCAGCCTCCAGGCCGTGAACCCCGCGCTCATCTACTGCTCGATTACCGGTTTCGGACACACTGGCCCCTATCGGGAGCGTGCCGGGTACGACTTCCTGCTGCAGGCCATGGGTGGGCTCATGAGCATCACCGGGGCGCCGGACGACCAGGGCGGCGAGCCCACCAAGGTGGGCGTCGCCCTCACCGACATCCTCACCGGCATGTACGCCTCCGTGGCTAGCCTGGCGGCGCTGGCCCACCGCGAGCGCACCGGTGAAGGGCAGCACATCGACCTGGCGCTGCTGGACGTCCAGGTGGCCACCCTGGCCAACCAGGCCATGAACTACCTGGTGGGCGGGCAGGTGCCGCAACGGATGGGCAACGCCCACCCCAACATCGTGCCGTACCAGACCTTCCCGACCCGGGACGGGTATCTCGTGCTCACCGTCGGCAACGATGACCAGTTCCGGCGCCTGGGCGAGATCATGGGTCGCCCCGACCTGGCGGCGGACGACCGGTTTACCACCAACGCCGGGCGGGTCGCGCACCGGGATGCGCTGGTCCCCGAGCTTGCCGCCGTGTTCCGCACCCGGACCACGGATGACTGGCTGCGGGACCTGGAAGCCGCAGGTGTACCCTGCGGCCCGGTCAACCGTATCGACCGCGTCTTCGACGACCCTCATATCCGGGCGCGCGGCATGCAGACCTACACCGATCACCCCCAACTGGGCACAATCCCCGGCGTGGCCAACCCGATTCGTTATTCCGCCACGCCGCTGGGTGATCATGCACCGGCACCGGGGCTTGGCGAGCATTCGGATACGGTCCTCCGCGATCTACTTGGCCACTCCACCGAGGACATCGCCGCTTTGCGAGAGAAGGGCGTGCTGGGCTGA